The following proteins are encoded in a genomic region of Papaver somniferum cultivar HN1 unplaced genomic scaffold, ASM357369v1 unplaced-scaffold_10, whole genome shotgun sequence:
- the LOC113326916 gene encoding reticulon-like protein B1, with the protein MIKSFFTINWGCGLFKLVFIVIPNDDGVVVVMKEKMTQFAMKIALHRACLSYESGPKIPEVHLPEDPFLQIAAGLRIEINRALACLRYIASRHDLKKFLAVIAGLWVLSIVGAWCNLLTLFYIVFVLLHIVPVLYEKYEDQVDTFAEKSMHKLKKQYVVFDEKVLSKITRGPLKNKKL; encoded by the exons ATGATAAAATCCTTTTTCACGATTAATTGG ggttgcggGTTATTTAAACTGGTATTTATTGTGATTCCTAATGATGATGGCGTGGTAGTGGTGATGAAGGAGAAGATGACTCAGTTTGCTATGAAGATTGCTCTTCACCGTGCTTGTCTGTCTTATGAG TCTGGCCCAAAAATTCCTGAAGTCCATCTTCCTGAGGACCCATTCTTGCAGATTGCTGCTGGTTTGAGAATTGAGATTAACAGGGCTCTAGCTTGCTTGCGCTATATTGCTTCAAGACATGATTTGAAGAAGTTTCTTGCT GTGATTGCTGGATTGTGGGTTCTATCCATTGTGGGAGCTTGGTGCAATTTATTGACCTTGTTCTACATAG TGTTCGTGTTGCTACACATTGTTCCTGTGCTCTATGAGAAATATGAGGACCAAGTTGATACCTTTGCTGAGAAGTCTATGCACAAGTTGAAGAAACAATATGTGGTGTTTGACGAAAAGGTTCTAAGCAAGATCACAAGAGGTCCATTGAAAAACAAGAAGCTCTAG
- the LOC113326918 gene encoding uncharacterized protein LOC113326918 → MVNGGLELWKGHSCAEGLFREILWGGTFGEFYKRPLCWVQHRSLNNETGHSNGTSRSKQSRTEKKSRKAMLKLGMKSVPSVSHVTVKKSKNVSTLLFSLFFCISV, encoded by the exons ATGGTTAATGGTGGTCTTGAATTATGGAAAGGGCATAGTTGTGCTGAGGGATTATTCAGGGAAATACTTTGGGGTGGTACATTTGGTGAATTCTACAAAAG ACCTTTATGTTGGGTCCAACATAGGTCATTGAACAATGAGACTG GACACTCTAATGGAACTAGTAGGTCAAAGCAGAGTAGAACTGAGAAGAAGAGTCGGAAGGCAATGTTGAAGCTTGGGATGAAATCCGTCCCCAGTGTCAGCCATGTTACCGTCAAGAAGAGCAAGAACGTAAGCACCcttttgttttcattgttttTCTGCATATCTGTATGA
- the LOC113326908 gene encoding pectinesterase inhibitor 3-like translates to MALQLLLLSILTTLVFPYSTTTTAHNAGTPENLVRSSCIHANYPDLCLRTLTSFMGQANTPNDVAKAAVTVSLARAQKVSDYLKDLSKKRNGGGGKRENGALTDCVEEMTDSVEQLKKTLSELQHLRSRTFRWQLSNVQTWVSAALTYEDTCLDGFKTVDGNINKDEIKKKINNLARITSNALYLINRLDDQSPNGRKHDP, encoded by the coding sequence ATGGCTCTTCAGCTTCTTCTCCTCTCCATTCTCACAACTCTGGTTTTCCCctactccaccaccaccactgcacATAACGCCGGTACACCAGAAAACCTAGTCCGGTCATCGTGTATTCATGCAAACTATCCAGATCTTTGTTTAAGAACACTAACATCATTCATGGGTCAGGCTAATACACCAAATGATGTAGCTAAAGCGGCTGTAACGGTAAGTTTAGCTCGTGCACAAAAAGTATCGGATTATTTAAAAGATCTTTCAAAAAAACGtaacggtggtggtggtaaaagaGAAAACGGTGCTTTGACCGATTGTGTGGAAGAGATGACTGATTCAGTTGAGCAGTTGAAAAAAACTCTTTCGGAGTTGCAACATCTTCGTAGCAGAACGTTTCGGTGGCAATTAAGTAACGTTCAGACATGGGTTAGTGCTGCTCTGACTTATGAGGATACCTGTCTTGATGGATTTAAGACCGTTGACGGTAATATTAACAAAGACGAGATTAAGAAGAAGATTAATAATTTAGCTAGAATTACGAGTAATGCATTGTATCTTATTAATCGTCTTGATGATCAATCTCCCAATGGTAGGAAACATGATCCCTGA
- the LOC113326051 gene encoding uncharacterized protein LOC113326051 isoform X2, whose product MKRRIFSNWFCEGIFCRECSKGRSLLPVKFRTEDPKRFCDVCYVRLESEQSYLMEQVSRAAQFPTHDVTDLSTLRSWVNFPWCHSMEDEIYKASNMILGYNKVLFWGVLPKGVL is encoded by the exons ATGAAACGGAGAATATTCTCAAATTG GTTTTGTGAAGGGATATTTTGTCGTGAATGTTCTAAAGGAAGGAGTCTGTTGCCAGTAAAATTTCGGACAGAGGATCCAAAACGATTCTGCGATGTTTGTTATGTACGTCTCGAATCGGAGCAGTCATACTTAATGGAACAAGTAAGTCGAGCGGCGCAGTTTCCGACTCATGACGTAACAGACCTCAGTACTTTGCGGTCATGGGTAAACTTCCCATGGTGtcattcaatggaggatgaaatCTACAAGGCTTCTAACATGATCCTTGGTTATAATAAG GTGCTTTTCTGGGGTGTTCTCCCTAAGGGAGTATTGTGA
- the LOC113326051 gene encoding probable inactive serine/threonine-protein kinase slob1 isoform X1, translating into MKRRIFSNCVRIHSLMCSRHHCRFCEGIFCRECSKGRSLLPVKFRTEDPKRFCDVCYVRLESEQSYLMEQVSRAAQFPTHDVTDLSTLRSWVNFPWCHSMEDEIYKASNMILGYNKVLFWGVLPKGVL; encoded by the exons ATGAAACGGAGAATATTCTCAAATTG TGTGAGAATTCATTCTCTTATGTGTTCGAGGCATCACTGTAGGTTTTGTGAAGGGATATTTTGTCGTGAATGTTCTAAAGGAAGGAGTCTGTTGCCAGTAAAATTTCGGACAGAGGATCCAAAACGATTCTGCGATGTTTGTTATGTACGTCTCGAATCGGAGCAGTCATACTTAATGGAACAAGTAAGTCGAGCGGCGCAGTTTCCGACTCATGACGTAACAGACCTCAGTACTTTGCGGTCATGGGTAAACTTCCCATGGTGtcattcaatggaggatgaaatCTACAAGGCTTCTAACATGATCCTTGGTTATAATAAG GTGCTTTTCTGGGGTGTTCTCCCTAAGGGAGTATTGTGA